One region of Salvia miltiorrhiza cultivar Shanhuang (shh) chromosome 3, IMPLAD_Smil_shh, whole genome shotgun sequence genomic DNA includes:
- the LOC131014793 gene encoding uncharacterized protein LOC131014793 — protein MNPSYGWKEYLSDEVIPDTEDSLSLWGDPPPVFFPFSLLETLPVSPEECGGGASESEGVREYEVDESHSPPFRPPIIRRPARVKTRERFPKSSEIKRDFDFLCHETWRIDFLSEENPRWQANSKELEAELDEPNEWWPIASKAHLRMLAHMFPILFLD, from the exons ATGAACCCTTCGTATGGTTGGAAGGAATATCTGAGCGATGAAGTGATTCCCGATACCGAAGATTCTCTGTCGTTGTGGGGTGATCCACCACCGGTGTTTTTCCCTTTCTCCCTGTTGGAGACGTTGCCGGTGTCGCCCGAGGAGTGTGGTGGTGGCGCGTCAGAGAGCGAGGGCGTCCGAGAGTATGAGGTAGATGAGAGTCATTCTCCTCCGTTTCGACCTCCGATCATCCGACGCCCCGCAAGGGTGAAAACGAGAGAGAGGTTCCCTAAATCCTCTGAAATCAAGAGAGATTTCGACTTTCTCTGTCATGAAACTTGGAGAATTGACTTTCTGAGCGAGGAAAACCCTAGATGGCAGGCGAATTCGAAGGAATTGGAGGCGGAATTGGATGAACCAAACGAGTGGTGGCCCATTGCATCCAAAGCCCACCTTCGGATGCTCGCACACATGTTCCCAATTCTATTTCTG GACTGA
- the LOC131014792 gene encoding SHUGOSHIN 2-like, with protein MPKTQGFHILDAQNASISEDKSKNAAGLHPHNVVRRKLADISNQPQNRRLLLIQEKSQSIETTTKEYINQLQKENMALVKMLAQKNEIIQHSGIELDRLRVNLLQMHEQNQQLAIANAQILVELNSGKDRLKMLQHELQCKTGLLKARKMNLEGRETTTAFGDAGAELIKSQKDMKSSKEDIDDEKPHETKKNVQPNGVCPSKQAECEDKTENKRPFKPRQSARFNAAEVKRGEDFFETKETIVSVSQSPDNSVREQGSTSETALVKNEGSRDGSGSRLQSQQLGRSSLSRPSRAAKQKVQSYMELPLSVKLRRPE; from the exons ATGCCGAAGACGCAAGGTTTTCACATTCTCGATGCGCAGAATGCTTCAATAAGCGAAG ATAAATCAAAGAACGCAGCAGGGCTGCACCCTCACAATGTTGTTAGGAGGAAGCTTGCAGACATCAGTAACCAGCCACAAAATCGAAGGCTGTTGTTAATTCAAGAGAAATCTCAATCTATTGAGACGACTACTAAAGAGTACATTAACCAGCTCCAGAAG gaaaaTATGGCTCTGGTGAAGATGTTGGCGCAGAAGAA CGAAATCATTCAACACAGTGGAATTGAGCTTGACAGATTGAGAGTGAATCTGCTCCAAATGCACGAACAGAACCAACAGCTGGCAATAGCAAATGCTCAAATTCTTGTG GAACTAAATTCAGGTAAAGATCGG TTGAAAATGTTACAGCATGAACTTCAGTGCAAAACTGGTCTTCTCAAAGCAAGAAAAATGAATCTTGAG GGAAGGGAAACGACAACAGCATTTGGAGATGCTGGTGCTGAG TTGATCAAGTCTCAAAAGGATATGAAGTCCTCAAAGGAAGATATAGATGATGAGAAGCCTCATGAAACCAAAAAGAATGTACAACCAAATG GTGTATGTCCCTCTAAACAAGCTGAGTGTGAGGACAAGACTGAAAATAAGAG GCCCTTTAAGCCAAGGCAATCTGCTAGGTTCAATGCTGCAGAAGTAAAACGTGGTGAGGATTTCTTTGAGACAAAGGAGACCATAGTTTCTGTATCTCAGTCGCCTGATAACTCTGTCCGAGAACAAGGCTCAACTTCTGAGACTGCATTAGTGAAAAACGAAGGCAGCAGAGATGGTTCAGGGTCTAGGCTTCAGTCTCAGCAGCTTGGAAGATCTTCTCTCTCGAGGCCATCACGGGCAGCAAAGCAGAAGGTTCAGTCCTACATGGAGTTACCGCTAAGCGTCAAACTGCGCAGGCCTGAGTGA